The Streptomyces nitrosporeus genome includes a window with the following:
- a CDS encoding L-serine ammonia-lyase: protein MAISVFDLFSVGIGPSSSHTVGPMRAARMFARRLKNEGLLAHTASVRAELYGSLGATGHGHGTPKAVLLGLEGASPRTVDVEGADARVEAIRASGRLALLGMHEIAFDADEQLVLHRRTALPYHANGMTLWAYDREGAPLLEKTYYSVGGGFVVDEDAVEGENPIVPDDTVLRHPFRTGDELLRRARETGLSISSLMLENEKAWRTEEEIRAGLLEIWRVMQACVARGMSREGILPGGLKVRRRAANSARQLRAEGDPQTHAMEWITLYAMAVNEENAAGGRVVTAPTNGAAGIIPAVLHYYMNFAAGGCTEAEKDDGVVRFLLAAGAIGMLFKENASISGAEVGCQGEVGSACSMAAGALAEVLGGSPEQVENAAEIGMEHNLGLTCDPVGGLVQIPCIERNGMAAVKAVTAARMALRGDGSHMVSLDKVIKTMKETGADMSVKYKETARGGLAVNIIEC, encoded by the coding sequence GTGGCCATCTCGGTCTTCGACCTCTTCTCGGTCGGCATCGGCCCGTCCAGCTCCCACACCGTCGGCCCGATGCGCGCGGCGCGCATGTTCGCCCGCCGCCTCAAGAACGAGGGCCTGCTGGCCCACACCGCTTCCGTACGCGCGGAGCTGTACGGCTCGCTCGGCGCGACGGGCCACGGCCACGGCACCCCGAAGGCGGTCCTGCTCGGCCTGGAGGGCGCCTCGCCCCGCACGGTCGACGTGGAGGGCGCCGACGCCCGCGTCGAGGCGATCCGGGCCTCGGGGCGCCTCGCCCTGCTCGGCATGCACGAGATCGCCTTCGACGCCGACGAGCAACTGGTCCTGCACCGCCGCACGGCACTCCCGTACCACGCCAACGGCATGACCCTGTGGGCGTACGACCGCGAGGGCGCGCCGCTCCTGGAGAAGACCTACTACTCGGTGGGCGGCGGTTTCGTCGTGGACGAGGACGCGGTCGAGGGCGAGAACCCGATCGTCCCGGACGACACGGTGCTGCGGCACCCCTTCCGCACCGGCGACGAGCTGCTGCGGCGGGCGCGCGAGACGGGCCTGTCGATCTCCTCCCTGATGCTGGAGAACGAGAAGGCCTGGCGGACCGAGGAGGAGATCCGCGCGGGCCTCCTGGAGATCTGGCGCGTCATGCAGGCCTGCGTGGCCCGCGGCATGTCCCGCGAGGGCATCCTGCCGGGCGGCCTCAAGGTCCGCCGCCGCGCCGCGAACTCGGCCCGCCAGCTGCGTGCGGAGGGCGACCCCCAGACCCACGCGATGGAGTGGATCACCCTCTACGCGATGGCCGTCAACGAGGAGAACGCGGCGGGCGGCCGGGTGGTGACCGCGCCGACGAACGGCGCGGCCGGCATCATCCCGGCGGTGCTGCACTACTACATGAACTTCGCGGCGGGCGGCTGCACGGAGGCGGAGAAGGACGACGGCGTCGTCCGCTTCCTGCTGGCCGCCGGTGCCATCGGCATGCTCTTCAAGGAGAACGCCTCCATCTCCGGCGCCGAGGTCGGCTGCCAGGGCGAGGTCGGCTCGGCCTGCTCGATGGCGGCGGGCGCGCTGGCCGAGGTCCTGGGCGGCTCCCCGGAGCAGGTGGAGAACGCCGCCGAGATCGGTATGGAGCACAACCTCGGCCTGACCTGCGACCCGGTGGGGGGCCTGGTCCAGATCCCCTGCATCGAGCGCAACGGCATGGCGGCGGTGAAGGCGGTCACGGCCGCCAGGATGGCGCTGCGGGGCGACGGCAGCCACATGGTCTCCCTCGACAAGGTCATCAAGACCATGAAGGAGACGGGCGCGGACATGTCCGTGAAGTACAAGGAGACGGCCCGGGGCGGGCTCGCGGTGAACATCATCGAGTGCTGA
- a CDS encoding SDR family NAD(P)-dependent oxidoreductase: MSEQRALSGRVAMITGASSGIGEAAAHVFADAGAALVLVARRGERLRALAGRIEDSGGRALAVEGDVTDSGRMREAVEAAVETYGGLDCALNNAGYATAGVPMHEIDDQVFRQTMDVNVGGVWNCMRHQIAVMLRGTSGGSIVNTASVAATRATGAGAAYVAAKHAVLGLTRAAAADYGTAGIRVNALIVGATRTEMMEGVLSRHAELEERFLADTVQKRMAAPSEVAEAALWLCSDRASFVTGSAVPVDGGATAI; the protein is encoded by the coding sequence ATGAGCGAACAGAGAGCGCTGTCCGGCCGAGTGGCCATGATCACCGGGGCGTCGAGCGGTATCGGGGAAGCCGCCGCCCATGTCTTCGCCGACGCGGGGGCGGCGCTCGTCCTGGTCGCGCGCCGCGGCGAGCGGCTGCGCGCGCTGGCGGGCAGGATCGAGGACTCCGGAGGCCGGGCGCTGGCCGTCGAGGGCGACGTGACGGACTCCGGCCGGATGCGGGAGGCGGTCGAAGCCGCCGTCGAGACGTACGGCGGGCTGGACTGCGCCCTCAACAACGCCGGTTACGCCACCGCGGGCGTCCCGATGCACGAGATCGACGACCAGGTCTTCCGGCAGACCATGGACGTGAACGTGGGGGGCGTGTGGAACTGCATGCGCCACCAGATAGCCGTGATGCTGCGCGGCACATCGGGGGGATCCATCGTCAACACCGCCAGCGTGGCCGCCACCCGCGCCACCGGGGCCGGCGCCGCGTACGTGGCGGCCAAGCACGCCGTGCTCGGCCTGACCAGGGCGGCGGCGGCCGACTACGGCACCGCCGGGATCCGGGTCAACGCGCTGATCGTGGGGGCCACCCGCACCGAGATGATGGAAGGGGTGCTGAGCCGGCACGCGGAACTGGAGGAGCGGTTCCTCGCCGACACCGTGCAGAAGCGGATGGCGGCGCCCTCCGAGGTGGCCGAGGCCGCGCTGTGGCTGTGCAGTGACCGCGCCTCCTTCGTGACCGGCTCCGCCGTTCCGGTGGACGGCGGGGCCACCGCGATCTGA
- a CDS encoding GH1 family beta-glucosidase has product MDLAAFPRDFVWGTATAAYQIEGAATEDGRSPSIWDTFSHTPGKTDNGDHGDVACDHYHRWPEDIALMSRLGVGSYRMSLAWPRIVPGGDGPVNAPGLDFYDRLVDGLLDAGITPNITLYHWDLPQALQDRGGWTVRDTAEHLAAYASVAAGRLGDRVTRWATLNEPLCSGWIGHLEGRMAPGLSDLTAAVRASYHLLLGHGLAAQAVRAAVPGAQVGLVTNHSTVEAASTRPEDTAAATRMDGHTNRWWLDPVYGRGFPADMRELYGVALPERPGDLETIATPLDWHGLNYYFPVTVADDPAGPVPHAREVRLPDVPRTGMDWQVDATGLEALLLRLTEEYGVQNLYVTENGSAFPDTPGPGGEVHDPDRTRYLEDHLAACARAVRKGVPLAGYYAWSLLDNFEWAYGYDKRFGLVHVDYATQKRTVKTSGHRYADIIRAHRRARTA; this is encoded by the coding sequence ATGGACCTCGCCGCCTTCCCCCGCGACTTCGTCTGGGGCACCGCCACGGCGGCGTACCAGATCGAGGGAGCCGCCACCGAGGACGGCCGCTCGCCGTCGATCTGGGACACCTTCTCCCACACCCCGGGGAAGACCGACAACGGCGATCACGGCGACGTGGCCTGCGACCACTACCACCGGTGGCCCGAGGACATCGCGCTCATGTCCCGCCTGGGCGTCGGCTCCTACCGCATGTCCCTCGCCTGGCCGAGGATCGTCCCCGGCGGCGACGGACCCGTCAACGCCCCGGGCCTGGACTTCTACGACCGCCTGGTGGACGGCCTCCTCGACGCGGGCATCACGCCCAACATCACCCTCTACCACTGGGACCTGCCCCAGGCCCTCCAGGACCGGGGCGGCTGGACGGTCCGCGACACCGCCGAACACCTCGCCGCCTACGCCTCCGTGGCGGCCGGACGCCTCGGCGACCGCGTCACCCGCTGGGCCACGCTCAACGAACCGCTCTGCTCCGGGTGGATCGGCCACCTGGAAGGCCGCATGGCCCCCGGCCTGAGCGACCTCACCGCCGCCGTGCGCGCCTCCTACCACCTGCTGCTCGGCCACGGCCTGGCCGCGCAGGCCGTCCGTGCCGCGGTCCCCGGCGCCCAGGTCGGCCTGGTCACCAACCACTCCACCGTCGAGGCCGCCTCCACCCGCCCCGAGGACACCGCCGCCGCCACCCGCATGGACGGCCACACCAACCGCTGGTGGCTCGACCCGGTGTACGGCCGCGGCTTCCCCGCCGACATGCGCGAGCTGTACGGCGTCGCACTGCCCGAGCGGCCCGGGGACCTGGAGACCATCGCCACCCCCCTGGACTGGCACGGCCTCAACTACTACTTCCCGGTCACCGTCGCCGACGACCCGGCCGGCCCCGTCCCGCACGCCCGCGAGGTACGCCTGCCCGACGTGCCCCGCACCGGCATGGACTGGCAGGTCGACGCCACGGGCCTGGAGGCCCTCCTGCTGCGCCTCACCGAGGAATACGGGGTGCAGAACCTCTACGTCACGGAGAACGGCTCGGCCTTCCCGGACACCCCGGGCCCCGGCGGCGAGGTCCACGACCCCGACCGCACCCGCTACCTGGAGGACCACCTGGCCGCCTGCGCCCGCGCCGTCCGCAAGGGCGTCCCCCTCGCCGGGTACTACGCCTGGTCCCTGCTCGACAACTTCGAGTGGGCCTACGGCTACGACAAGCGCTTCGGCCTCGTCCACGTGGACTACGCGACGCAGAAGCGGACCGTGAAGACGAGCGGACACCGGTACGCGGACATCATCCGCGCCCACCGCCGGGCCCGCACCGCCTGA
- a CDS encoding carbohydrate ABC transporter permease — protein MAPPASFLWARRIFLALLTVFVLLPVFVMVTSSLKPLEDVTGKFRWIPSGLTIRPYIDIWDTVPLADYFVNSLIVAGAATVCSVVIAVFAAYAVSRYSFRGKRVFTVTVLSTQMFPGILFLLPLFLIYVNIGNATGIALFGSRGGLILTYLTFSLPFSIWMLIGYFDSVPRDLDEAAEVDGCGPLGALFRVIVPAAVPGIVAVAVYAFMTAWGEVLFASVMTNDATRTLAVGLQGYSTQNDVYWNQIMAASLVVSVPVVAGFLLLQRYLVTGLTAGAVK, from the coding sequence ATGGCGCCCCCGGCCTCCTTCCTGTGGGCCCGGCGGATCTTCCTGGCCCTGCTCACGGTCTTCGTGCTCCTCCCCGTGTTCGTCATGGTCACCAGCTCGCTGAAACCGCTGGAGGACGTGACGGGGAAGTTCCGGTGGATCCCGTCGGGCCTGACGATCCGCCCGTACATCGACATCTGGGACACCGTCCCGCTCGCCGACTACTTCGTGAACTCGCTGATCGTCGCCGGGGCCGCCACGGTGTGCTCCGTGGTGATCGCGGTGTTCGCCGCCTACGCCGTCAGCCGCTACAGCTTCCGCGGCAAGCGCGTCTTCACGGTGACCGTGCTCTCCACGCAGATGTTCCCCGGCATCCTCTTCCTGCTGCCGCTGTTCCTCATCTACGTCAACATCGGCAACGCCACCGGGATCGCCCTGTTCGGCTCGCGCGGCGGCCTCATCCTGACCTATCTGACCTTCTCGCTGCCGTTCTCCATCTGGATGCTGATCGGCTACTTCGACTCGGTGCCCAGGGACCTGGACGAGGCGGCCGAGGTGGACGGCTGCGGCCCGCTCGGCGCGCTGTTCCGGGTCATCGTGCCCGCGGCGGTCCCCGGCATCGTCGCCGTCGCCGTCTACGCCTTCATGACCGCCTGGGGCGAGGTCCTGTTCGCCTCCGTCATGACCAACGACGCCACCCGCACCCTGGCCGTCGGCCTCCAGGGCTACTCCACCCAGAACGACGTGTACTGGAACCAGATCATGGCGGCCTCCCTCGTGGTCAGCGTGCCCGTCGTCGCGGGGTTCCTGCTCCTCCAGCGCTATCTCGTCACCGGGCTCACCGCCGGTGCCGTCAAGTAG
- a CDS encoding carbohydrate ABC transporter permease has protein sequence MTITADPGTGKRTAGGNLPGTAPRRRRSGRLRRIGLPYLFLLPALVLELLVHLVPMLIGIVVSFRELTQFYLRDWTASPWAGLDNYAVSVDFDAPAGEALLASFATTCLFTVASVGLCWLLGTAAAVFMQETFRGRGFLRTLFLVPYALPVYAAVITWAFMFQRDNGIINHVLHDQLGLTDSPPFWLLGDNAFVTLLVVSVWKGWPFAFLIMMAGLQNIPRDIYEAAALDGAGTWQQIRRITLPSLRPVNQVLVLVLFLWTFNDFNTPFVLFGKAAPASADLVSIHIYQSSFQTWNFGTGSAMSVLLLLFLLVVTGLYLLFTSRGKKATDGH, from the coding sequence ATGACCATCACCGCCGACCCCGGCACGGGCAAGCGGACAGCAGGCGGGAACCTCCCCGGAACGGCACCCCGCAGGCGCCGTTCCGGGCGGCTGCGCCGTATCGGCCTGCCCTACCTGTTCCTGCTCCCCGCCCTCGTCCTCGAACTGCTGGTCCACCTCGTGCCGATGCTCATCGGCATCGTCGTCAGCTTCCGGGAACTCACCCAGTTCTACCTCCGCGACTGGACCGCCTCACCCTGGGCCGGTCTCGACAACTACGCGGTCTCCGTCGACTTCGACGCGCCGGCCGGCGAAGCCCTGCTGGCGTCCTTCGCCACCACCTGCCTGTTCACCGTGGCGTCGGTCGGCCTGTGCTGGCTGCTCGGCACCGCCGCCGCCGTCTTCATGCAGGAGACGTTCCGGGGCCGGGGCTTCCTGCGCACCCTCTTCCTCGTCCCGTACGCACTGCCCGTGTACGCCGCCGTCATCACCTGGGCGTTCATGTTCCAGCGGGACAACGGGATCATCAACCACGTCCTCCACGACCAGCTGGGCCTCACAGACAGCCCGCCCTTCTGGCTGCTGGGCGACAACGCCTTCGTGACCCTGCTCGTCGTGTCCGTGTGGAAGGGCTGGCCATTCGCCTTCCTCATCATGATGGCCGGCCTCCAGAACATCCCCCGGGACATCTACGAGGCGGCCGCGCTGGACGGCGCCGGCACCTGGCAGCAGATCCGCCGCATCACACTGCCGTCGCTGCGCCCCGTCAACCAGGTGCTCGTCCTCGTGCTGTTCCTGTGGACCTTCAACGACTTCAACACCCCCTTCGTCCTGTTCGGCAAGGCCGCACCGGCGTCCGCGGACCTGGTCTCCATCCACATCTACCAGTCCTCCTTCCAGACCTGGAACTTCGGCACCGGCTCCGCCATGTCGGTCCTGCTGCTGCTGTTCCTGCTCGTGGTGACGGGCCTCTACCTCCTGTTCACGTCCCGAGGAAAGAAGGCCACCGATGGCCACTGA